The genomic DNA AGCTGGTCCATTTGCCGTCATCATATGTTTGTGTTGATGACCAGCTGGGCGTTGATTCTGCTTGTGTAGCTTGCGGCGATGAAGCAGCAGGTTGAGGTGTcgttgcagcagcatcgacaagagtctgttgttgctgttgctgattCGAAGTAGGTGCAGTCTGCTGCGCCTGAGATGTCTGCTCAGCTTGCGTCGTCGACTGAGCCTGGTTCGCAGTCGACTTCTCCCGGGTAGCGAGATACGGTACATCGTTGTCCTGCATGATCGTTCAATTTGGGGTCGTGGTGGCAGTGATGAGTGGTAATCTGGTGCACGGCCAGGCAATATGAGAGAAAGATTGTCAACAATGTAGAGAGAAAGCAGCAGGACATGGCGATAATTGCACATGTCTGGTTGTTTGATTGACTTCATCAAATTCTCTGTTTTGGGACTGGGTTGGAGGTAATTGTGTGGTGAAGCTTAATGTGCGACATGAGCCATAACTTAAACTTCGGTATGAAGGTTAGGTGTCATTGGCAATTTCTGGAAGACGAGCTGCGTGATGAGACTGGAGATGAGTCGGGTCATGTGCTTGGATGTGTAGTTGCGTGGATGGAATAGTTCTAGCTTTCGTGTTCGGAGGCGAATGGCATCTGGGATATCCCTAGAGCATGAGCACTGATCAATTTATGTCGGAGTAGTGTCAGTAGTAACAACTGTGGTGCATGCCATCTCTTTTGTGGTACTCATTCATACAACGCTTTGTCACATTATTCCTTCGTCTGTGGGCAATCATGTGCATTTCCCGTAACATCAAGTCAAGGTAGTCGCTTTCGAGGTTTTGATTGAAGTCTACGGCTCCATTCGCTTCACATCTGTGCGAAAAAGGGAACAGCAGCGACTACCATTTCTGTTCACTGTGTCCATCCACCTGCGCCAGACCGTAGCCAGCGAGCACCGCAGAGCCAAGTCATGTCTAGCAGGCCACCCAAACACCTCCGATGCAAAACCACAGACCAGGTCGATATCGTAAGACGGTACATTCCAATTCTCTCCATCTATCGGTTGGACTTGGCCACACGCTCCAactcatccttcttcttgatggCGTAGCTGTTGCTGCTACCCTTGGCAGCGTTGATGAGCTCTTCCGCCAAGCACTCAGCAATGGACTTGATGTTGCGGAAAGCAGCCTCGCGGGCACCGATGGTGAGGAGGGCGATGGCCTGGTTGACACGGCGGAGAGGAGACACATCGACGGCTTGACGACGGACGGTACCAGCGCTTCCAATACGGGTCGAGTCTTCGCGAGGACCGCAGTTGACAATGGCGTCAACGGCGATCTGGATTGGGTTCTGGTCGGTCATGATGTGGATCTAGATATAATCCGTTAGTGATCCCGTTCTCGGAGGTATTTCGTGAACTCCGTGCGCGATGCACCGCATGTTCGCAGATGTGTGGTATGACGTACGATTTCGAAAGCGTGAGCAACGATGCGCACAGCCATGAGCTTCTTTCCGTTGTTGCGGCCGTTCATCATGAGCGAGTTGGTGAGGCGCTCAATGATGGGGCATTGTGCCTTGCGGAAGCGCTTCACAGCGTATCGGCCAGCCGAGTGGGAGATGTAGACTGGCTGTCTGATCTGAATGTAATCGCTGTGATGTCCCTGTCAGCTTCTCTTCTGCTGTTGCCCATTGCCCCATCGCATCACCCATTCCGCATGGCGTGTGCGTGTGCGTGTGCGGAGGTGTTTGTCCGACGTACGTGAGGGAGATGTCGCGGATCTCGACATCCTCGTAGCTCCACTTGTTGAAGAGCTTGGTCTGCCCGATGTTCTCGACAACATCCTTGGGGAGGACATTGTAGTTTGGCGACTGCTCGACCTCAACCTCGCCGTCAGACATCTTTGCGGTATTCGACTGCTCCGGGGGGCGTGATGCTGCGAGAAGGAACGTCTGCGAGACTGTCGTATTAGTATGTGTGGTCGCTGTCGTGTCGGGGATTGCGCTGTGTGCTCACCGGCAGAGAGTGCGCTGGGTGTTGGATGCCTTCTCGTCGGGTGAACAGTAGCAGTAATCGGAAGTGTGGTCTTGTCGAATTGAGTGTTCGCGCCAAGCCGCACAAACTGGAACTGCACGTGACCGGCACTTCGCAACTCCGGAAAGTCACACTCACGTCCACGAATTCAGATCCCGCGAGGACGTCACAGTCATCCTGCAATCATTGCGAAAGAGTCCGCGGCGTAAGAATGGGTCTTCTACAGTCTCGCATGAGGCTCAGCGAGTTTGAAGTGCAGATCTCGCCTGTCACACCGTGAACGACGAGTGGCCTTCCAACACTCATGCATTAAGATATAGTGCCGTCACTACAATGACAAGAAGCACAGTATGAACAGCAGCGTGATATTGCGGTGGTACTGGGAGCTGGAATCACCGGAGCAGCGATATGAATGTCGCTTCGCGAACCGCAGCGATGAGATCTGCTGAAActctgctgcagcgaatTTGCCTTTGCACCAACTGTTACTCTCTCATGCAGACATCTCTAATGCCACATTCCATGGAGGTTCTATTGGCTGTGAATGTCTCTTGCCTTGCAAGATCATGCAACTGCCGAGTCTGTGCAAAAGCGGCCGTGGCAAGGACCGAGCTACAACGTTGACAAGGGGCCATGGCAATCGATCATCGGAAGGATGTGGTATGGACCGCTTTCCTATCaagacttcacttcatcagAAAATCCTCTGGACACGACATTATCAGCGAGAATGGCAGAAAAATCGGCAGCTGCATCATCCTTGGCGGAGCGCCGTGGCCCGCTCAACGTTGTGATTGTGAGGCATAAGACTAGACCACGAGCAGCGGAAGCTGACGGCACCTTAGATTGGAGGAAGCATTGCCAGCCTTATGGTCGCCTTcctgctgaagaagaaaggaCACAACATTACAATTTTGGAGCAGTCAACCACTTCCGTACGAGAAGGCACAGCAGCCGGCGTGGGTCTTGCATTGCACGTCAGGACTTTTTTCGAGGATGAGCTCGGAATCGACGGAAACGCTCTAGGAATCCTGCACAAGGGCTTCGAAGTGCTGGACCAGAACCTCAATGTCAAAGCCTTCATCCCTAAGCCAACTCGTGTCACAAGCTGGGATTGTGCCTACTATCAGCTGCGAGCCAAGTTCGATGGACTCAAAAGCAGTTATGTCAAAGATGCAGAAATGATCGTGACCAAAGGCACAGCAATATACGAAGTAGGCAAGAAAGTTCTCAAAGTCGAGCCAGAGGGGAACGGCATGGCGACCGTTGTCGAGGACATCGCCACGGGAAAGTCGCagcgctattatagcgataTAATCATCGCAGCCGATGGCGCGAACAGCAGCATCCGACGGCAACTAAATCCCAATCTTGCACGCGAAGAACCAGGCTACGTGCTCTGGCGCGGCACAGTCAGAACGGGCGACCTCCCCTCTGACACCCGCGCCGCGTTCGAGAATCGCGCTCTCGTCTGGGCAGGCACATACACTTACGCCATCACCTACACGATTCCTGGTGATGACGGATCTCTCGAGCCCGGCCACGGCCATATCAACTTCGTCTGGTACACTTGGCCTACGCACTCCAGCGCAGACGACATCTTAACCGACACCACGGGTCACCGCCACCGCAGCACAGTCCCGAAAGGCAAATTACGTCCCGAGATCTGGAAAGCCCAAGTCGAAATCGCCAAAAATGTCCTCCCGACAAAACTCTACGAACTCGTCTGTCTCATCGAGACCCCCTTCGTCACCAAAGTCACATCAATGTGCGCCCCCAAAGCAGCATATTTCGACAACAAagtcttcctcatcggcgATGCTCTCACTCAAGCTCAGCCGAACAATGGCCAAGGAGCGAATCTCGCGGCGTTTGCGGCGAAAGGTTTGGCAGAAGCTATCGGCAAAGTAGGTGATCCTGCACCAGTTGCAAGCAAGAAAGGCCAAGCTTCGCCATTTGTCGATGCAGGGAAAATTGCAAAATGGGAACGAACCGTTCTCGCAACCAATGAAGTCGTCCGGGTGGATTCAGTCGCATTTGGAAGTCGGTATTTGCACACTCGGTTCTGGACTTTTTGGAGGTATCTTCGCGTGTGGTTGTTTAGGTGGTGGTATAAGAAATTGCTTTGTAGGATGGAGTGAGTACGCGCAATTTGCTGGCTGTGGGCGTCGTCTCGAGATTTGCGGGCGTTGTTGGGACGTGTCAAAATGTGGGTGCAATGTACGAAAGTGTGTGGAACTACTATTTTGTACACTGTTTGTCCGGTCTAGACAAAACTTCAACGAGATCTCTCAGATGTTTGGAGGTCCTCATAGTGGACTGTATCTATCTCGAGCCTGGTAGAATTGACATCAGATTATCCCAGCAGCTCACTTTTTGTCTACTACATACGTGTATTCACCCGAACCCCGTACGGAGAATCCCAACCCTCTCCTTCCCGCTCGGCTCTTTCGGTGCCAAGGGTCAAGTCACAACACCACGCTGTACCTCTCAGTGTTCTCCCTCCATCTCACATCCACAAGGATTATGCCGAAGGAGAAACAAAAAATCACAGCCAAGAAGACCCAAGAATCCAGGAACGCGGAGAGCCGAAGCCGCGCACTTCGATTTTATAATAATAAGCAGATACAAGGGGCACGAGTACGTATTGCTGACATTCCCTGTTGTGCCTGACCTGAACAGCAACAGATGGCCGTATCCGTAGCCGCACCTGTACGGTGAAGCACGCCGTACCACCGACTCAAATCGCCGGGCGTCGGAGTGTTGGAGCAAAGCTGCGGGTTGCCTTGCAGAGAGCGGTCAGAGTCAGCAAGATGCCATGCATCTTTGCACATGATGCTGTGCGAGTGAGCGACAGTGGGGCAACAACCCGTTCAATTGGGAAGTCAGAGTCGTGAAGCGGGTGGGAGAGGCGATGAACTGAAATTGTAGAGATGATTGGGGTCTCATATAGAGCAAATGGCATTTCATCTTTCTATCTCACACGCAGTAAAAGGCAATTGAAACATGAACGCTTCCATTCCATTCCATGCAAACACGCCGATGAAAGTCAAGGCCCGCAAGCCAAGTAAAAGAGGTACTTTTCAGTAAAGTCCTGCTGGTGGTGTCACAAGTATTTTGTGATGGGTATCGAGTGACGGTACAAGTGCCGTCAAGTTGACCAAGAGTCCAAGGTAGTGAGGGAGCTATCGTCCTACgctagatagctatactgTTTGCCGCATTGTCAAGTTTGGCGAGTAGTACAGCAAGTCCAGAGTCAGAGGTcgaagaggcggaggcggaggcagagcaagagaagaaagttGGTGACGTGGCGAGTAATTCAATCGGGTCACGCCTCGGCAGACTTGTGACTGGATAGGCATTGACCTGGTTGAAGTTGAAGTTGACTGGCTGACGGTAGCCATTGATGTTCAGCTTGCTGAAGTTCTCCTCGGGAATAGCAGCGAGATtgacctgctgctgctcgggtTGAGGCTGCGGAATCTGAAGTTGCGATGCGTCGAAGTTCAGAAAGTCCGGCTTCATATCCTGCTGAggctgtggttgtggttgagGCGCTTGATTTGGCTGAGGAGTCGGGACAGGTGGTTGTTGCTgagcctgctgctgttgctgtgctcGGGACTTGATTTGTGAGTTGATCAAGGACGACGGATCATTGCtgatgtcgttgatgaaTGGTGTGAAAGCAGGGTGACGGAGCAAAGTCTCGATGAGGCCACGATAGCGCTCGTTCTCCTGCATCAAAGCCTGGTTTTCTTGACGGAGAGTGTTGCTCTCCTGAGTCTTCATGGCAACTTCGCCTTCGAGTTGACCGATGTATTCTGTGACAATATTAGCGGGAGTACGGGTTTTCGAGTGTCTGTAAGTCTTACCCTTTCTGCGTGACCGGAATGCACGAGCGGACACTTTGTTCCTCAGCTGTCGGCGCTCCTTACTCGAAAGCTTCTTGCCTTCATCCGATGCGAGAAGAcgctcatcctcgtccatctcctcctcatccttcttCATGCGGGCAATGTGGGGAAGCACATCAGAAGGCGAGCCACCGTCCTCGGAGGTGCCAGCATTGTTGTTCTGACGCATTTGGTTGAGAAGTCGGGAAATCGACTCCTCCACGTGAGGCTCGGTGACATGAGAAGCGCGCTTGCCATGTTGCGAAGAGCCTTGGCTGGGCTGTGCAGTGTTGGCAGCTTGGCGGTATTGGGCCTGCTGCGCTTGCAGTTTCATCTGTCTCTGCTGGAGAGCTTGAGCCTGGGCAGCTTTCTGCATGGCGGCCTGTTGCGCTTGCTGCGAGTGCATGCCAGGCCACAAACGGCCAACATTGCTCGCTGGCTCCTGGCCTCCAATGCTGTTTGGATCAACAAAGTTTGCGGATGGTGAATCGGTCGGGTAGAACATGGATTGCTGTGAGTTGAAGTCCATTGTCATCTCGGAGTCCATGTCGAGGCCGGAGTTCCAGCCAAAGCCGGAGTTGAAGTCGGTGTCGATTCCTGAGTTGAAGCCGTCGAACATGCCAGGTTGCGGCATGTTCGCAAGGCTGCCTACAGGGAGGCCAACTTGCTGTTTGAATTGGCCATAGTCGTGACTGGGTCCATTgaattgctgctgttcctccTTGTCGAACGGCGACATGACATCGGCGCGCGACGTCGAGGCAGTGGTGGGCGAAGCGCCGTTTGTGCcgctgaagtcgaagaagctgtcCATGTCGAGTTGTTCGGTCTTCAATTGAGGCCTGCTCGTCATGGCAGATGGTGCTTCGGTGGCCTCAGGTAATGCTTGTTGTGGTGCCTTATCAGCGGCGGGCAGGCGCAGACGGTGGGTCGAATGGGTCGTTACGAGCGACTGGATGATTGCGATGGTGGTTTCGAGGGCGTTTCAGCGGGTTGGTGGTATGTGAGAGTGGTGAGAGGACAGACAGAGGGTGTTTGTTGGGTGGGCAAGGCTCCTGTTCTGCGACTTGCTGCGCCCCTTCGTATGCGGCCTGGCGTGCCGGAGAGTGCTGAGGAGTGCCGATCCTCCGTGACGACGGCCAATTGCAGGGCAGCTCCCGCCCGGGAAGGCGCCGCCGTCTCACCAAACGGTTGCTATTTCGCGCTCGTCAAGAGCACATGGCAGCGTCAGCCAATGCGCATTTTTCTTGTCGCACTGCACGCCAACAACCCCCACTGCGAGCCCTGTCGTCGCAGCGCTGTGCACTTCAAATTCTCACAAAACCAGCCTGTCTGGACACTCCTGTGACGTGGGCGGCCGCAGTTTCAGCTGCTCCCTCTCAGACGTCTCGAACGCCGACATCATCAGCAAAATCTGACATCGGCACGGGTGGGACCACTGGACCCGACGTCCTCCATAGGCATGGCCAGCGTCAACTTTCGCACCAATTCCGCCCACCTAGGTTGTGACTGCCATCAACAGCTCGACCACCGGCCGCGGAACTTCCACCATGCCGTGTGGCCCGAATGGCTCAAGCCACACTGCAACAGAAGTCTGAAAGTCTTGGAACGTgctctgccactgctggAGCTTGAGCTCTGCATGGCGTTGGCCTAGGCAGGGCTTGTCATTGCACGACTCCATACCTCCCtgaacatcatcatcactatCATTCGCGACGAGGCGCTAGACTGATCAACGTTGTTCGCAACGGGAGCGGTGATACAGTGAATTGACATTGTTGCAGACAGCTGACAGCCGGCAGCGCGAGGAGCATGCCGGGAGAACATTTATCACCTGGAACTGAGTCAACTCCAAAGCATAGCTGACGTTCTTCTACATGAGGTCGGCACCGAACGATCCGGCACTGGCGAGCCCTAAGCCACCCGCAAGGAAAAGGGCATACGCCAGACCTCCTTGCTCTGCAATTCCGCTTGCCTCA from Cercospora beticola chromosome 3, complete sequence includes the following:
- the RPS5 gene encoding 40S ribosomal uS7 domain-containing protein encodes the protein MSDGEVEVEQSPNYNVLPKDVVENIGQTKLFNKWSYEDVEIRDISLTDYIQIRQPVYISHSAGRYAVKRFRKAQCPIIERLTNSLMMNGRNNGKKLMAVRIVAHAFEIIHIMTDQNPIQIAVDAIVNCGPREDSTRIGSAGTVRRQAVDVSPLRRVNQAIALLTIGAREAAFRNIKSIAECLAEELINAAKGSSNSYAIKKKDELERVAKSNR